One window from the genome of Diospyros lotus cultivar Yz01 chromosome 11, ASM1463336v1, whole genome shotgun sequence encodes:
- the LOC127813640 gene encoding CRC domain-containing protein TSO1-like isoform X4 yields the protein MGSSENDNTSTTTTSVPAAPPTVASATTCSSDSVAVPDSAIFSYISDLSPIKPVKAAPAGEVFPGLNSPPIVFTSPHLVHHQQTTDLKRSQCLQSCSAELHEEDIEANKVETSDEFEKSKTQTSSELMPCIEKGYKNNHSVQDQSSSHLGYIDENLVNAVEVGCKSANSDGLGMIQSDDMPQSLDDSTISKEPMIKIDNTNDTRQDADKAIVSFPATLELSEKNIQRKSSFHGKPVETYVKHGASEMPSSVCTKVETGLPSIQGYEGCGKSAGQALGDLVENTILHDPKGQRHHGMHIRSLRFEEVQTNSITNNPGSRSPSNVVTASKLPATSSDLEVPETSHPEINATSCNRQQVNLTQAIISVVSSRNNEKCRSTNSRPSGIGLHLNSVVNAMPMGCGARGSMDLDERSSMNVQQRKLLTHKDCCQPDMNSSILSNVKDKVSTSSKSGSHGTQALVAASSLCSHSPQIVISSNDPTLLEQSDYQNISCDKRKSNPEQICIVGELNQPSPRKKRKKAMATGDGDGCKRCNCKKTKCLKLYCDCFAAGIYCAEPCACQGCFNRPEYEGTVLETRQQIESRNPLAFAPKVVRRLTDSPANSNKFLQEDGSNSTPSPARHKRGCNCKKSMCLKKYCECYQANVGCSDGCRCEGCKNMYGRKGEYGMAKDVLTGGPGSEKLEDTFDARLETVSSQGGLLQTELCNPHDLTPLTPSFQFSDHRKDMLKPRFSTRRFTLSPESSLILLPKSPGSPESYDKHDMPPKSTKNIQDMVSSHQESFCSNVETVGDLSPQYSGLANLCDLSMLPNPPSMAIDYSASTTTSDWTITSRDQFSPGNGHFSSLSSLRWQSPSVTPVSKFGGIKLLQSFDSNEKLNNILEDDTPELLKDTSSPANSVKVSSPNKKRVSPPHSRLHELGSSSSAAGLRNGRKFILRAVPSFPPLTPSIDSKDTSSHGINDRQESSTGDENQQGN from the exons GACTCTGCTATATTTAGTTACATAAGCGACCTATCCCCTATAAAGCCTGTGAAGGCTGCACCTGCAGGGGAAGTATTCCCAGGTCTTAATTCTCCTCCCATCGTATTCACGTCACCTCATCTTGTTCATCACCAACAAACAACTGACTTGAAAAG GTCTCAGTGCTTACAATCATGTTCTGCAGAATTACATGAAGAGGATATTGAAGCCAATAAAGTTGAGACATCGGATGAATTTGAGAAATCTAAAACCCAAACCAGCAGCGAATTAATGCCATGCATTGAAAAAGGGTATAAAAATAACCATTCTGTGCAAGACCAGTCTTCTAGTCACTTAGGATATATTGATGAAAACTTGGTTAATGCTGTGGAGGTCGGATGTAAATCTGCAAATTCAGATGGTTTAGGCATGATACAATCAGATGATATGCCTCAATCGTTGGATGATTCAACTATTTCAAAGGAACCAATGATAAAAATTGACAACACAAATGATACGAGGCAAGATGCAGACAAAGCAATTGTTTCTTTTCCGGCCACGCTAGAGCTTTCTGAGAAGAACATCCAAAGAAAGTCATCATTCCATGGCAAGCCTGTTGAAACTTATGTGAAGCATGGAGCCAGCGAGATGCCATCTAGTGTATGCACAAAAGTTGAAACTGGTTTGCCT TCAATTCAAGGATATGAAGGCTGCGGCAAGAGTGCTGGACAAGCATTGGGTGACCTTGTTGAGAATACAATCCTGCATGATCCCAAG GGTCAACGCCATCATGGCATGCATATACGAAGCCTACGGTTTGAAGAGGTTCAAACTAATAGCATAACAAACAATCCTGGTTCAAGGAGCCCCTCGAATGTTGTTACTGCTTCAAAGTTACCTGCTACTTCTTCGGACTTGGAAGTTCCCGAGACATCTCATCCAGAAATAAATGCAACTTCCTGTAATAGGCAACAGGTTAACTTGACCCAGGCCATAATTTCTGTGGTTTCTTctagaaataatgaaaagtgTAGATCAACAAATTCCAGGCCATCAGGTATTGGTTTGCACTTAAATAGTGTTGTAAATGCCATGCCAATGGGCTGTGGTGCTAGAGGAAGCATGGATTTAGATGAGAGAAGTTCAATGAATGTACAACAGAGAAAGTTGCTAACTCATAAGGACTGTTGTCAACCAGACATGAATAGCTCAATTTTGTCAAATGTGAAAGATAAAGTTTCAACAAGCAGCAAATCTGGTAGTCACGGAACTCAAGCCCTGGTAGCTGCAAGTTCTCTTTGTTCTCATTCTCCCCAAATTGTGATATCTTCAAATGATCCTACACTATTGGAGCAAAGTGATTACCAGAACATTTCATGTGACAAAAGAAAGTCTAACCCTGAACAAATTTGCATTGTTGGGGAGTTGAATCAACCAAGCCCCAGAAAGAAAAG GAAGAAAGCAATGGCCACCGGCGATGGTGATGGTTGCAAGCGCTGCAATTGTAAGAAGACTAAATGTTTGAAACT ATATTGCGACTGTTTTGCTGCTGGAATCTACTGTGCTGAACCTTGTGCTTGCCAAGGATGCTTTAACAGACCTGAGTATGAAGGTACAGTGCTTGAGACTAGGCAACAAATTGAATCCCGTAATCCACTTGCGTTTGCTCCAAAAGTTGTACGACGTCTCACAGACTCTCCTGCAAACAGTAATAAA TTTCTGCAGGAAGATGGCAGTAATTCAACACCATCCCCAGCTAGGCACAAAAGAGGCTGCAATTGCAAGAAGTCAATGTGCTTGAAAAAATACTGCGAGTGCTATCAG GCTAATGTGGGGTGCTCTGATGGATGCCGGTGTGAAGGATGTAAAAATATGTATGGCAGAAAAGGAG AATATGGCATGGCTAAGGATGTCTTAACCGGCGGCCCTGGTAGTGAAAAACTTGAAGATACATTTGATGCAAGGCTGGAAACGGTGTCAAGCCAAGGTGGTTTATTGCAGACTGAGCTGTGTAATCCTCACGACTTGACACCTTTGACACCGTCATTTCAATTCTCAGA CCATCGAAAGGATATGTTGAAGCCTCGGTTTTCTACCAGAAGATTCACTTTGTCACCTGAGTCCAGTCTCATTCTCTTACCAAAATCACCAGGATCTCCTGAAAGTTACGATAAGCATGACATGCCACCAAAATctacaaaaaatattcaagacATGGTCTCTAGTCATCAGGAATCATTTTGTAGCAATGTGGAGACAGTGGGTGACTTATCACCACAATATAGTGGACTTGCCAATTTATGTGATCTCAGTATGCTGCCTAATCCTCCCTCAATGGCCATAGATTATTCAGCATCAACAACCACAAGTGACTGGACAATTACTTCAAGGGACCAATTCTCTCCTGGAAATGGCCATTTTTCATCACTGAGCTCCCTTCGTTGGCAGAGTCCATCAGTCACTCCTGTTTCTAAATTTGGTGGAATCAAGCTTCTCCAGTCGTTTGACTCCAATGAAAAACTTAACAATATACTGGAAGATGACACACCTGAGCTACTAAAGGACACTTCCAGCCCTGCCAATTCTGTCAAAGTTAGCTCTCCAAACAAAAAGCGTGTTTCTCCTCCTCATAGTCGCCTTCACGAGCTTGGTTCTAGCTCTTCAGCAGCAGGCTTGAGAAATGGTCGGAAGTTCATATTGCGGGCTGTGCCTTCTTTCCCACCTCTTACACCATCCATTGATTCCAAGGACACTAGCTCTCATGGTATAAATGATCGCCAGGAGAGTAGTACAGGAGATGAAAATCAACAGGG GAACTGA
- the LOC127813640 gene encoding CRC domain-containing protein TSO1-like isoform X2, with product MGSSENDNTSTTTTSVPAAPPTVASATTCSSDSVAVPDSAIFSYISDLSPIKPVKAAPAGEVFPGLNSPPIVFTSPHLVHHQQTTDLKRSQCLQSCSAELHEEDIEANKVETSDEFEKSKTQTSSELMPCIEKGYKNNHSVQDQSSSHLGYIDENLVNAVEVGCKSANSDGLGMIQSDDMPQSLDDSTISKEPMIKIDNTNDTRQDADKAIVSFPATLELSEKNIQRKSSFHGKPVETYVKHGASEMPSSVCTKVETGLPSIQGYEGCGKSAGQALGDLVENTILHDPKGQRHHGMHIRSLRFEEVQTNSITNNPGSRSPSNVVTASKLPATSSDLEVPETSHPEINATSCNRQQVNLTQAIISVVSSRNNEKCRSTNSRPSGIGLHLNSVVNAMPMGCGARGSMDLDERSSMNVQQRKLLTHKDCCQPDMNSSILSNVKDKVSTSSKSGSHGTQALVAASSLCSHSPQIVISSNDPTLLEQSDYQNISCDKRKSNPEQICIVGELNQPSPRKKRKKAMATGDGDGCKRCNCKKTKCLKLVFASQYYLSFCRYCDCFAAGIYCAEPCACQGCFNRPEYEGTVLETRQQIESRNPLAFAPKVVRRLTDSPANSNKEDGSNSTPSPARHKRGCNCKKSMCLKKYCECYQANVGCSDGCRCEGCKNMYGRKGEYGMAKDVLTGGPGSEKLEDTFDARLETVSSQGGLLQTELCNPHDLTPLTPSFQFSDHRKDMLKPRFSTRRFTLSPESSLILLPKSPGSPESYDKHDMPPKSTKNIQDMVSSHQESFCSNVETVGDLSPQYSGLANLCDLSMLPNPPSMAIDYSASTTTSDWTITSRDQFSPGNGHFSSLSSLRWQSPSVTPVSKFGGIKLLQSFDSNEKLNNILEDDTPELLKDTSSPANSVKVSSPNKKRVSPPHSRLHELGSSSSAAGLRNGRKFILRAVPSFPPLTPSIDSKDTSSHGINDRQESSTGDENQQGN from the exons GACTCTGCTATATTTAGTTACATAAGCGACCTATCCCCTATAAAGCCTGTGAAGGCTGCACCTGCAGGGGAAGTATTCCCAGGTCTTAATTCTCCTCCCATCGTATTCACGTCACCTCATCTTGTTCATCACCAACAAACAACTGACTTGAAAAG GTCTCAGTGCTTACAATCATGTTCTGCAGAATTACATGAAGAGGATATTGAAGCCAATAAAGTTGAGACATCGGATGAATTTGAGAAATCTAAAACCCAAACCAGCAGCGAATTAATGCCATGCATTGAAAAAGGGTATAAAAATAACCATTCTGTGCAAGACCAGTCTTCTAGTCACTTAGGATATATTGATGAAAACTTGGTTAATGCTGTGGAGGTCGGATGTAAATCTGCAAATTCAGATGGTTTAGGCATGATACAATCAGATGATATGCCTCAATCGTTGGATGATTCAACTATTTCAAAGGAACCAATGATAAAAATTGACAACACAAATGATACGAGGCAAGATGCAGACAAAGCAATTGTTTCTTTTCCGGCCACGCTAGAGCTTTCTGAGAAGAACATCCAAAGAAAGTCATCATTCCATGGCAAGCCTGTTGAAACTTATGTGAAGCATGGAGCCAGCGAGATGCCATCTAGTGTATGCACAAAAGTTGAAACTGGTTTGCCT TCAATTCAAGGATATGAAGGCTGCGGCAAGAGTGCTGGACAAGCATTGGGTGACCTTGTTGAGAATACAATCCTGCATGATCCCAAG GGTCAACGCCATCATGGCATGCATATACGAAGCCTACGGTTTGAAGAGGTTCAAACTAATAGCATAACAAACAATCCTGGTTCAAGGAGCCCCTCGAATGTTGTTACTGCTTCAAAGTTACCTGCTACTTCTTCGGACTTGGAAGTTCCCGAGACATCTCATCCAGAAATAAATGCAACTTCCTGTAATAGGCAACAGGTTAACTTGACCCAGGCCATAATTTCTGTGGTTTCTTctagaaataatgaaaagtgTAGATCAACAAATTCCAGGCCATCAGGTATTGGTTTGCACTTAAATAGTGTTGTAAATGCCATGCCAATGGGCTGTGGTGCTAGAGGAAGCATGGATTTAGATGAGAGAAGTTCAATGAATGTACAACAGAGAAAGTTGCTAACTCATAAGGACTGTTGTCAACCAGACATGAATAGCTCAATTTTGTCAAATGTGAAAGATAAAGTTTCAACAAGCAGCAAATCTGGTAGTCACGGAACTCAAGCCCTGGTAGCTGCAAGTTCTCTTTGTTCTCATTCTCCCCAAATTGTGATATCTTCAAATGATCCTACACTATTGGAGCAAAGTGATTACCAGAACATTTCATGTGACAAAAGAAAGTCTAACCCTGAACAAATTTGCATTGTTGGGGAGTTGAATCAACCAAGCCCCAGAAAGAAAAG GAAGAAAGCAATGGCCACCGGCGATGGTGATGGTTGCAAGCGCTGCAATTGTAAGAAGACTAAATGTTTGAAACT GGTTTTTGCAAGTCAATATTACTTGTCCTTTTGCAGATATTGCGACTGTTTTGCTGCTGGAATCTACTGTGCTGAACCTTGTGCTTGCCAAGGATGCTTTAACAGACCTGAGTATGAAGGTACAGTGCTTGAGACTAGGCAACAAATTGAATCCCGTAATCCACTTGCGTTTGCTCCAAAAGTTGTACGACGTCTCACAGACTCTCCTGCAAACAGTAATAAA GAAGATGGCAGTAATTCAACACCATCCCCAGCTAGGCACAAAAGAGGCTGCAATTGCAAGAAGTCAATGTGCTTGAAAAAATACTGCGAGTGCTATCAG GCTAATGTGGGGTGCTCTGATGGATGCCGGTGTGAAGGATGTAAAAATATGTATGGCAGAAAAGGAG AATATGGCATGGCTAAGGATGTCTTAACCGGCGGCCCTGGTAGTGAAAAACTTGAAGATACATTTGATGCAAGGCTGGAAACGGTGTCAAGCCAAGGTGGTTTATTGCAGACTGAGCTGTGTAATCCTCACGACTTGACACCTTTGACACCGTCATTTCAATTCTCAGA CCATCGAAAGGATATGTTGAAGCCTCGGTTTTCTACCAGAAGATTCACTTTGTCACCTGAGTCCAGTCTCATTCTCTTACCAAAATCACCAGGATCTCCTGAAAGTTACGATAAGCATGACATGCCACCAAAATctacaaaaaatattcaagacATGGTCTCTAGTCATCAGGAATCATTTTGTAGCAATGTGGAGACAGTGGGTGACTTATCACCACAATATAGTGGACTTGCCAATTTATGTGATCTCAGTATGCTGCCTAATCCTCCCTCAATGGCCATAGATTATTCAGCATCAACAACCACAAGTGACTGGACAATTACTTCAAGGGACCAATTCTCTCCTGGAAATGGCCATTTTTCATCACTGAGCTCCCTTCGTTGGCAGAGTCCATCAGTCACTCCTGTTTCTAAATTTGGTGGAATCAAGCTTCTCCAGTCGTTTGACTCCAATGAAAAACTTAACAATATACTGGAAGATGACACACCTGAGCTACTAAAGGACACTTCCAGCCCTGCCAATTCTGTCAAAGTTAGCTCTCCAAACAAAAAGCGTGTTTCTCCTCCTCATAGTCGCCTTCACGAGCTTGGTTCTAGCTCTTCAGCAGCAGGCTTGAGAAATGGTCGGAAGTTCATATTGCGGGCTGTGCCTTCTTTCCCACCTCTTACACCATCCATTGATTCCAAGGACACTAGCTCTCATGGTATAAATGATCGCCAGGAGAGTAGTACAGGAGATGAAAATCAACAGGG GAACTGA